One segment of Brassica napus cultivar Da-Ae chromosome C3, Da-Ae, whole genome shotgun sequence DNA contains the following:
- the LOC106431763 gene encoding pyruvate dehydrogenase (acetyl-transferring) kinase, mitochondrial (The RefSeq protein has 2 substitutions compared to this genomic sequence): MAVKKASEMFSKSLIEDVHRWGCMKQTGVSLRYMMEFGSTPTERNLLISAQFLHKELPIRIARRAIELETLPYGLSEKPAVLKVRDWYVESFRDMRAFPEIKDTADEKELTQMIKAVKVRHNNVVPMMALGVNQLKKGMKLYEKPDEIHQFLDRFYLSRIGIRMLIGQHVELHNPNPPLHTVGYIHTKMSPMEVARNASEDARSICFREYGSAPEINIYGDPSFTFPYVPTHLHLMVYELVKNSLRAVQERFVDSDRVAPPIRIIVADGIEDVTIKVSDEGGGIPRSGLPKIFTYLYSTARNPLEEDVDLGTADVPVTMAGYGYGLPISRLYARYFGGDLQIISMEGYGTDAYLHLSRLGDSQEPLP; the protein is encoded by the exons ATGGCGGTGAAGAAGGCTAGCGAGATGTTTTCGAAGAGCTTGATCGAGGACGTTCACAGATGGGGATGCATGAAGCAGACGGGCGTGAGCCTCAGGTACATGATGGAGTTCGGTTCCACTCCCACTGAGAGGAACCTCCTGATCTCGGCGCAGTTTCTTCACAAGGAGCTTCCGATTCGGATCGCGAGGCGTGCGATCGAACTCGAGACGCTGCCTTATGGCCTCTCTGAGAAACCTGCCGTCTTGAAG GTAAGAGATTGGTATGTGGAGTCATTCAGGGACATGAGAGCATTTCCTGAGATCAAGGATACTGCTGATGAGAAAGAGTTCACACAGATGATTAAGGCCGTCAAAGTAAGGCACAACAACGTGGTTCCCATGATGGCTCTTGGTGTGAACCAGCTGAAGAAAGGAATGAAACTCTACGAAAAACTTGATGAGATTCATCAGTTTCTTGATCGCTTCTACTTGTCGCGTATAGGAATCCGTATGCTTATCG GGCAGCATGTTGAGTTGCATAATCCAAACCCACCACTTCACACTGTGGGTTACATACACACCAAGATGTCTCCTATGGAGGTGGCAAGGAATGCTAGTGAAGATGCAAGGTCGATTTGTTTCAGAGAGTATGGTTCTGCTCCGGAGATAAACATATATGGCGATCCAAGTTTCACCTTTCC GTATGTACCAACCCATTTGCATCTTATGGTGTATGAGCTAGTCAAGAACTCTCTACGTGCTGTCCAAGAGCGATTTGTTGACTCTGATAGGGTTGCACCACCAATCCGTATCATTGTTGCTGATGGAATCGAAGATGTTACAATAAAA GTCTCAGATGAAGGTGGAGGTATACCGAGAAGCGGTCTCCCCAAAATATTCACCTATCTTTACAGCACTGCAAGAAACCCGCTTGAAGAAGATGTGGACTTGGGAACAGCTGATGTACCCGTGACAATGGCTGGTTATGGTTATGGTCTGCCAATTAGTCGCTTGTATGCTCGATACTTTGGTGGAGATTTGCAGATCATATCCATGGAAGGATACG GGACTGATGCTTACTTGCACTTGTCTCGTCTTGGAGACTCGCAAGAGCCTTTGCCATGA
- the LOC106431748 gene encoding transcription factor MYB108-like — protein MDEKGRSFKNNMEDEMDLKRGPWTAEEDFKLTNYIATHGEGRWNSLSRCAGLQRTGKSCRLRWLNYLRPDVRRGNITLEEQLLILELHSRWGNRWSKIAQYLPGRTDNEIKNYWRTRVQKHAKQLKCDVNSQQFKDTMKYMWMPRLVERIQSASASAASLISTTGSATTSSCITTSNNEFMTYDYNNNNSIGERLGVMNNNNYITLENSSVAVSPVSDLTDYYNAPKPNPDQNLVGPQMLPDNYFDYSGLLDEDLTATHEQSNLDWFENIDEVVSSSSESLWNIGESDEDFWFCQQQQQFNNNNDF, from the exons ATGGATGAGAAAGGAAGAAGCTTCAAGAACAACATGGAAGACGAAATGGACCTGAAGAGAGGTCCATGGACAGCTGAAGAAGACTTTAAGCTCACCAATTACATTGCTACTCATGGAGAAGGTCGATGGAACTCTCTTTCTCGTTGTGCAG GACTCCAACGAACTGGTAAAAGCTGTAGACTACGGTGGCTAAACTATCTCCGCCCTGACGTTCGCCGTGGAAACATTACCCTCGAAGAACAACTCTTGATCCTCGAACTTCATTCCCGTTGGGGCAATCG ATGGTCAAAAATCGCCCAGTATCTACCGGGAAGAACAGACAATGAGATCAAGAACTATTGGAGAACGCGAGTGCAAAAACATGCAAAGCAGCTTAAATGCGATGTCAACAGCCAACAATTCAAAGACACGATGAAGTATATGTGGATGCCTCGGCTTGTCGAGAGGATCCAATCTGCCTCGGCCTCCGCCGCATCATTAATCTCGACCACAGGATCAGCCACCACGTCATCATGCATCACAACTTCTAACAATGAATTCATGACGTATGATTACAACAATAACAACTCCATCGGAGAACGACTTGGTGTAATGAACAACAACAATTATATCACGCTGGAAAACTCCAGCGTGGCAGTGTCTCCGGTGTCAGACTTGACGGATTACTACAACGCTCCAAAACCGAACCCGGATCAGAATTTGGTGGGTCCACAAATGTTACCGGATAATTATTTCGATTATTCTGGATTACTAGACGAAGATTTAACAGCTACGCATGAGCAGAGTAACCTCGACTGGTTTGAAAATATCGATGaagttgtttcttcttcttcagagagTTTATGGAACATTGGAGAAAGTGATGAAGACTTCTGGTTTTGTCAGCAGCAACAACAGTTCAACAATAATAACGACTTCTGA
- the LOC106431764 gene encoding uncharacterized protein At3g06530, with the protein MSSSLASQLQAIKSIVQADTEPSKRPYTRPSILFIPKEAADFDIESIHELGLKGLEVLGNKDERFKNFANDLFSHKSREIDRELLSKEENAKIDASISSYLRLLSGYLQFRASLETLEYLIRRYKVHVYNVEDVVLCALPYHDTHAFVRIVQLITTGNTKWKFLDGVKNSGAPPPRSVIVQQCIRDMNVLEALCDYGSRTKKYQPSKPVVSFSTAVVVEVLGSVAKVDGDIVKQILPFVDSGLQSAVKGCLDQQAGALMVVGMLATRATLNDNLIKRLMRSIIDIAREHAKESSDPHWLRLSFMALINLVQLQSVDLIPKKALDLLKETRDISGVLLGLSKEFNVKRFLAVLLDSLLLYSSSDDQCLETLVSIIDNVPVDKLVDHLISKVFSTCMTQYQKNKTDLTSSTSGSWAKKILAVVSKKYCVELRAAVPKFMEDTKGQSKKEDLKLEILSRMMDGNSDMSLPFVDSKLWFRLHHPKAAVRCAALSSLNSDLKSDRSKAENLVTIQDAIVRQLWDDDLTVVQAALSLDQLPNIVTSSSLLDALLHVVSRCVGILLSGVSQNVQLAADVVALSLKIAVSSFCNQADSTGKVASAMFPFLLIQPKTWNLNLHVLTLVKDVNWPLFKNLVVDDGMKKLQDIMSGNISFISMDTINCLGEALSVEPDERRIELIESACNFKLSEVLESCGNIKLTEQERNKLQKGLLIRESVSALNMNIVDQLAKAFLMHPGDVIQWLNASCQDALLSKTLFFVLLMQSLHKMNSSSDPSQFLDLVDLCFPVLKTEWEDLDVAVDVSFKELSKSNCRELLYQLCDTSDVTALNSKLLLCLFWKLVESFVKLEPAHVSSVVGKRLCSGLEDLFFFFATTRSQHVFKEHLQYRVREAKVCPVLFLTRLLSREDVPPMVQIESLKCFSYLCSTGNSEWSIQIFSSFPVLLVAISSDNQDVKVAAMNCLEALFNLWCRVDSSKKNGSAAIYSSSFDELLGMIIQQRRLILSDNKFLSSYLSSLLSSNPNDLLVPVDLQKRFDQSTKESILAFILLSAQELPAYGKLKVLSLLKGLGILLMHDENVKSLAQLLDKRSQYYVKLDKTSPPISETEVDLLCLLLECSMMRSSLFKGQSLDDHILKALKMDYGDSENPAVISPCITILEKLTNQYFTELKTEVQIRFFNKLVSMLRSTNGRIQNAAKEAVLRLKISCSTVVHTLDHITQEDSLAIDSLSKKKKQKKNSQSCLEEDVNGGEILRGEKALSFIASLLDMLLLKKDLVHRESLVGPLFKLLGRSMSNEWVNIAPSAEETSVQPPLDVREITQASISSIQQTVLLLLKDIFDSLDMNPLKTDITSEINVKMLVEFAHSSNDGVTRNYIFSLFTSIVKIVPDRVLDHIISILTLVGESTVTQIDSHSKSIFEEFISSVIPFWLSKTKREEKLLEIFVKVLPDIVEHRRRSIVAYLLRVIGEQNGLPSLLVLLFQSLISRKDSAWLGKVQTSESFLSDVKREWEYAFAVEICEQYTSSTWLSSLVMLLQTISKDSSSKECFFQMRLVLEFIFQKLQDPEFAFAVSLEPRNNVSVGIQQKLQELMKGCILLLQAVDSTKEKDLTSLVRKEIRMRVHDILMTVTGVMDLSIYFRVVTSLLQQQSDRNGTRKVLGLISARAKDSSSSQLKQKRRLPNQKRGNPWLNLDEAAVEAFGKMCEEIISVIVVETDDESGVPAKRAAISTLEVLASRLPSGHPIFSKCLSSVADGISSKNLGVSSSCLRTTGALINVLGPKALVELPRIMKNLVQQSREVSSASIGNATADEQLVMLSVLVTLEAVIDKLGGFLNPHLGDIIRLMVLHPEYVSDFDKNLKSKANAIRRLLTEKIPVRLTLQPLLRIYDEAVTCGDASLVIAFDMLENLVAKMDRASVVCYHAKIFDQCLVALDIRRQSPATIQNVDDAERSVVNATVTLTKKLTESEFKPLFIRSIDWAESDIVDGSGNENKSVDRSISFYGLVNRLCESHMSIFVPYFKFMLDSIVSHLTSAGASVSTRKKKKAKIQETDDAIPPKRWHLRALVLSSLKNCFLHDTGSLKFLDANNFQVLLKPIVSQLVVEPPSDLKEHPRLPSVEEVDELVVLCIGQVGVASGSDLLWKPLNHEVLMQTRSEKLRARMLSLRSVKQLMDNLKEEYLVLLAETIPFLGELLEDVDLSVKSLSQDIIAKLEEMSGEDLAQHL; encoded by the exons ATGAGTTCCTCGTTAGCTTCGCAGCTACAAGCCATCAAGTCAATTGTACAAGCCGATACAGAGCCTTCGAAGAGACCCTACACACGCCCTTCGATCCTCTTCATCCCCAAAGAAGCAGCTGATTTCGACATCGAGTCAATCCACGAACTCGGACTCAAAG GTCTCGAGGTGCTTGGAAACAAAGACGAGAGGTTTAAGAACTTCGCGAACGATTTGTTTAGTCATAAGAGTAGAGAAATCGATAGAGAGCTGCTTAGTAAAGAAGAGAATGCTAAGATTGATGCGTCGATCAGCTCGTATCTGCGGCTACTCTCTGGTTATCTTCAGTTTCGTGCTTCCTTGGAGACTCTTGAGTATCTCATACGAAGATACAA GGTTCATGTATACAATGTAGAAGATGTGGTGTTATGTGCTTTGCCTTATCACGATACACATGCGTTTGTTCGTATTGTTCAGCTGATTACCACTGG AAACACCAAGTGGAAGTTTCTGGATGGTGTGAAGAACTCAGGTGCTCCACCTCCTAGATCTGTTATCGTTCAGCAGTGTATACGTGATATGAATGTATTGGAGGCCTTGTGTGACTAT GGATCTCGGACTAAGAAGTATCAGCCTTCAAAACCGGTGGTCAGCTTCTCCACAGCTGTTGTCGTGGAAGTTCTAGGTTCTGTGGCCAAGGTTGATGGAGATATTGTAAAACAGATTTTACCATTTGTTGACTCTGGTCTTCAGTCTGCTGTGAAAGGATGTTTAGATCAGCAG gcTGGTGCGTTAATGGTTGTTGGCATGTTGGCTACCAGAGCCACGCTAAATGATAACCTTATCAAACGATTAATGAGGTCAATCATCGACATTGCTCGTGAACATGCCAAAGAATCCTCTGATCCTCATTGGCTTCGATTGTCATTTATGGCGTTGATTAATTTGGTTCAG TTGCAGTCTGTGGACTTGATCCCAAAGAAAGCTTTGGACCTTTTAAAGGAAACAAG GGATATTTCTGGTGTTCTTCTAGGCTTGTCCAAAGAGTTCAACGTCAAGAGGTTCCTTGCAGTGTTACtagattctcttcttctttacaG TTCGTCTGATGATCAATGTCTGGAAACTCTCGTTTCGATTATTGATAATGTTCCAGTAGACAAGTTGGTTGATCATTTGATCTCCAAGGTTTTCTCTACTTGTATGACACAATACCAGAAGAACAAAACTGATCTTACATCTTCTACATCTG GGAGCTGGGCCAAGAAAATTCTGGCTGTTGTTAGCAAGAAGTATTGTGTTGAATTACGTGCAGCAGTACCAAAATTTATGGAG GATACTAAAGGTCAGTCGAAGAAAGAAGATTTGAAGCTGGAGATCTTGTCTCGTATGATGGATGGGAATTCAGACATGTCCCTCCCATTCGTGGATTCAAAATTGTGGTTCCGGCTCCACCATCCCAAG GCTGCTGTACGTTGTGCTGCGCTTTCAAGTCTAAACAGTGATCTCAAGAGTGATAGATCTAAGGCAGAG AACCTCGTCACAATTCAGGATGCTATAGTGCGCCAGCTTTGGGATGATGACCTGACTGTTGTTCAAGCCGCCCTGTCTCTTGATCAGTTGCCCAATATTGTAACCTCTTCTAGTCTTCTGGATGCTTTGCTTCATGTGGTGAGCCGGTGTGTTGGGATTCTCCTATCAG GAGTATCACAAAATGTTCAACTCGCAGCAGATGTCGTTGCTCTGTCCCTTAAAATTGCCGTCTCAAGTTTCTGTAATCAAGCAGACTCTACCGGGAAAGTCGCCTCTGCAATGTTCCCATTTCTCTTAATTCAGCCTAAG ACTTGGAATTTAAACCTACATGTGCTGACATTGGTGAAGGATGTTAACTGGCCACTTTTCAAGAATCTTGTTGTTGATGACGGAATG AAAAAGCTCCAAGACATCATGTCTGGAAACATATCCTTTATAAGCATGGATACTATCAATTGTTTGGGGGAGGCACTTTCGGTGGAACCTGATGAGCGTAGGATTGAGCTAATTGAGAGTGCTTGCAACTTTAAGCTCTCTGAAGTTTTGGAATCATGCGGCAATATCAAATTGACAGAACAGGAACGCAATAAGTTGCAG AAGGGACTGTTGATCCGTGAAAGTGTGTCCGCATTGAACATGAATATCGTTGACCAGCTGGCCAAAGCATTTTTGATGCACCCTGGTGACGTTATTCAGTGGCTTAATGCCAGTTGCCAAGATGCACTGTTGTCAAAGACGCTGTTTTTCGTTTTGTTGATGCAGTCATTGCACAAGATGAATTCTTCGTCTG ATCCGAGTCAATTTTTGGATCTTGTCGACCTTTGCTTTCCTGTTCTGAAGACCGAGTGGGAAGATCTTGACGTTGCAGTTGATGTGTCGTTTAAAGAG CTGTCCAAAAGCAACTGCCGCGAACTCTTATATCAACTTTGTGACACCTCTGATGTTACTGCATTGAATTCAAAGCTTCTACTCTGCTTGTTTTGGAAATTGGTCGAGTCATTCGTTAAACTTGAACCGGCCCATGTCTCTTCG GTTGTTGGCAAAAGGTTGTGTAGCGGACTTgaagatttgtttttctttttcgcAACAACCCGATCACAGCATGTTTTCAAGGAACACCTCCAGTACCGTGTGAGAGAAGCCAAAGTCTGTCCCGTTTTGTTTCTCACTCGACTCCTATCACGAGAAG ATGTTCCTCCTATGGTCCAAATCGAAAGTCTAAAATGCTTCTCGTATCTTTGCTCCACTGGGAATAGTGAATGGTCGATTCAGATTTTCTCTAGTTTTCCAGTACTTTTGGTTGCCATATCGAGTGATAATCAG GACGTTAAAGTAGCTGCCATGAATTGCTTAGAGGCGCTCTTCAACCTATGGTGCCGTGTTGACTCTAGCAAGAAAAATG GGAGTGCTGCAATCTATAGTAGTTCCTTTGATGAACTTTTGGGAATGATCATTCAACAAAGGAGGCTTATATTGTCGGACAATAAGTTTCTCTCATCCTACTTGTCATCGTTGCTCAGTTCAAACCCTAATGACTTGCTAGTGCCAGTTGATCTGCAAAAGAG GTTCGATCAATCCACAAAAGAAAGCATTCTTGCGTTCATCTTATTGTCTGCGCAAGAACTTCCTGCTTATGGGAAG CTAAAAGTTCTATCACTGCTAAAAGGTCTGGGCATCTTGCTTATGCATGATGAAAATGTTAAGTCATTAGCACAACTTCTAGATAAACGTAGTCAGTACTATGTTAAACTGGACAAAACTTCCCCGCCAATATCAGAAACTGAGGTCGACTTATTGTGCCTTCTCCTGGAG TGCTCCATGATGCGTTCATCATTGTTTAAAGGGCAGTCTCTTGACGATCACATACTGAAGGCATTGAAA ATGGATTATGGGGATTCAGAAAATCCTGCGGTTATCTCTCCATGTATTACTATTTTGGAGAAGTTAACCAATCAATATTTTACTGAACTGAAGACTGAGGTTCAG ATTCGTTTCTTCAACAAGCTAGTGTCTATGTTACGAAGTACAAATGGCAGGATACAAAATGCTGCTAAAGAAGCTGTCTTACGCCTGAAG ATTTCATGTTCAACGGTGGTCCATACACTCGATCATATCACTCAGGAGGATAGTCTCGCTATTGATTCTttgagcaagaagaagaaacagaagaaaaatTCACAGTCCTGCCTAGAAGAGGACGTAAATGGTGGGGAAATTTTAAGAGGAGAAAAGGCTCTCTCTTTCATTGCCTCATTACTTGACATGCTGCTTCTAAAGAAAGATCTAGTTCACAG GGAGTCCCTTGTTGGGCCTTTATTTAAGCTCCTAGGACGATCTATGTCTAATGAATGGGTGAATATTGCTCCATCGGCTGAAGAAACCTCAGTACAACCTCCTCTGGATGTCCGTGAAATAACTCAGGCATCTATTTCTTCCATCCAACAGACAGTGCTCTTACTCCTGAAAGATATTTTTGATTCTCTGGATATGAATCCTTTGAAG ACTGACATAACAAGTGAAATCAATGTCAAAATGCTGGTTGAGTTTGCCCATTCCTCAAATGATGGAGTCACACGGAACTATATCTTCTCCCTCTTCACATCAATAGTTAAAATTGTTCCAGATAGAGTTCTGGACCATATTATCAGCATACTTACACTTGTTGGCGAATCAACGGTGACACAG ATTGATAGCCACTCCAAGTCGATCTTTGAGGAGTTTATATCATCAGTTATTCCATTTTGGCTGTCTAAGACTAAGAGGGAGGAGAAGTTGCTGGAG atttttgttAAAGTGTTGCCTGATATTGTTGAGCATAGAAGGCGTTCCATTGTAGCGTACCTGCTGAG AGTTATTGGTGAACAAAATGGCTTGCCTTCTTTACTTGTCCTCTTGTTCCAGTCCCTGATTTCAAGGAAAGACTCAGCTTGGCTTGGTAAAGTCCAGACTTCAGAAAGTTTCTTATCCGATGTTAAGAGGGAATGGGAGTATGCTTTTGCCGTGGAAATATGCGAACAATATACTTCTTCAACATGGCTCTCTTCCCTGGTCATGCTTCTTCAGACTATCAGCAAAGACAGTTCTAgtaaagaatgtttttttcaGATGCGACTTGTCCTAGAATTTATATTCCAGAAATTGCAAGACCCAGAATTTGCATTTGCAGTGTCACTTGAACCAAGAAATAATGTTTCGGTTGGCATTCAG CAAAAACTACAGGAGCTTATGAAGGGTTGTATACTTCTCCTGCAAGCTGTTGATTCCACAAAGGAGAAAGATCTGACTTCTCTAGTTAGAAAGGAAATCAGAATGCGTGTACATGATATCTTGATGACTGTTACGGGAGTTATGGATCTGTCTATATATTTCAGAGTTGTTACTAGCTTGCTTCAACAGCAGTCGGATCGTAATGGGACGAGAAAG GTACTTGGGCTTATAAGTGCAAGAGCCAAGGACTCCTCTTCTTCTCAACTGAAACAAAAGAGGAGGCTCCCCAATCAGAAAAGAGGAAATCCTTGGTTGAACCTGGACGAGGCTGCTGTTGAAGCTTTCGGGAAGATGTGCGAGGAAATCATCAGTGTAATTGTTGTTGAGACAGATGATGAGTCTGGTGTCCCAGCTAAACGAGCTGCCATTTCTACACTGGAAGTTTTGGCTAGCAGGCTTCCCTCTGGTCACCCGATCTTCAGCAAGTGTCTTTCATCTGTTGCAGATGGCATCAGCTCAAAGAATCTGGGAGTTTCTTCAAGCTGTCTTCGTACTACTGGTGCATTGATCAATGTTCTTGGACCAAAGGCGCTCGTTGAACTTCCACGCATAATGAAAAATTTGGTACAACAATCGCGGGAAGTGTCATCCGCATCAATTGGAAACGCCACAGCCGACGAACAGTTGGTGATGCTGTCTGTTCTAGTCACTTTGGAAGCTGTGATTGATAAACTTGGAGGTTTCCTGAATCCTCATCTTGGGGATATCATCAGACTCATGGTTCTGCATCCTGAATATGTCTCTGACTTTGACAAGAACCTCAAGTCCAAAGCCAATGCCATAAGGAGACTCCTTACTGAAAAAATACCA GTTCGCCTCACTCTGCAACCTCTTCTACGAATATACGATGAAGCTGTTACTTGTGGCGATGCAAGTTTGGTGATTGCTTTTGACATGCTAGAAAACCTGGTTGCAAAAATGGATAGAGCATCTGTTGTCTGCTACCATGCAAAGATTTTCGACCAATGCTTAGTTGCCCTAGATATTAGACGCCAAAGTCCAGCAACGATTCAGAACGTTGATGATGCGGAGAGAAGTGTAGTCAATGCGACGGTTACACTCACAAAGAAGCTAACTGAATCTGAGTTCAAACCCCTCTTTATCAGAAGTATTGATTGGGCAGAGTCAGATATTGTAGATGGATCTGGGAATGAGAACAAGAGCGTCGACAGATCCATCTCTTTCTATGGTCTAGTGAATAGGCTCTGTGAGAGTCACAT GTCCATCTTTGTACCATACTTCAAGTTCATGCTTGACAGTATTGTATCGCATCTCACCAGTGCCGGAGCATCAGTTTCAAcaaggaagaaaaagaaagccAAAATTCAGGAAACGGATGACGCTATACCACCAAAACGTTGGCATCTTAGGGCGTTGGTGCTTTCTTCTTTGAAGAACTGCTTTTTGCATGATACTGGAAGCTTGAAGTTCCTCGACGCAAACAACTTCCAG GTGCTACTGAAGCCTATAGTATCTCAGCTTGTTGTTGAACCGCCATCTGATTTAAAGGAGCATCCACGTCTACCATCTGTAGAAGAGGTTGATGAGTTGGTGGTTTTATGTATTGGTCAGGTGGGTGTGGCATCTGGTTCTGATCTTCTCTGGAAACCGTTGAACCACGAG GTGTTAATGCAAACAAGGAGTGAGAAGTTGCGTGCGAGGATGTTGAGTTTGAGGAGTGTGAAACAGTTGATGGATAATCTGAAAGAAGAGTATCTTGTGTTGCTAGCTGAGACTATTCCTTTCTTAGGTGAACTACTAGAAGACGTTGATCTTTCTGTCAAGTCTTTGTCTCAAGATATCATCGCAAAGTTGGAAGAGATGAGCGGTGAAGATCTGGCACAACACCTCTGA